One region of Phragmites australis chromosome 18, lpPhrAust1.1, whole genome shotgun sequence genomic DNA includes:
- the LOC133899516 gene encoding protein CUP-SHAPED COTYLEDON 3-like, translated as MHHEAMGDALWDILGEEMASAAAAGEHGLPPGFRFHPTDEELVTFYLAAKVFNGACCGVDIAEVDLNRCEPWELPDAARMGEREWYFFNLRDRKYPTGLRTNRATAAGYWKATGKDREVLNAATGALLGMKKTLVFYKGRAPRGEKTKWVLHEYRLDGDFAAGRRSCKEEWVICRIFHKAGDQYSKLMMVKSPYYLPMDPSSFCFQQEPPLPNPSSSTSLALPFHHGHPTMQLPPSLENNQSKTNNGGFPATACMQETNGSGNTCSAVMPMLPFPSFTSIVTGRAAPPPSQVGVNAGPQEAPPPPNWLEAYLQHGGFLYEMGPPAASKGA; from the exons ATGCACCACGAAGCCATGGGGGACGCGCTGTGGGACATTCTCGGGGAGGAGAtggcctcggcggcggcggccggcgagcaCGGCCTCCCCCCCGGGTTCCGGTTTCACCCCACCGACGAGGAGCTCGTCACCTTCTACCTCGCAGCCAAGGTGTTCAACGGCGCCTGCTGCGGCGTCGACATCGCCGAGGTGGACCTCAACCGGTGCGAGCCGTGGGAGCTCCCCGACGCGGCGAGGATGGGGGAGAGGGAGTGGTACTTCTTCAACCTGCGCGACCGCAAGTACCCGACGGGGCTCCGCACCAACCGCGCCACCGCCGCGGGTTACTGGAAGGCCACGGGCAAGGACCGCGAGGTGCTCAACGCCGCCACCGGCGCGCTGCTCGGCATGAAGAAGACCCTCGTCTTCTACAAGGGCCGAGCCCCGCGCGGCGAGAAGACTAAGTGGGTCCTCCACGAGTACCGCCTCGACGGCGActtcgccgccggccgccgctcctGCAAG GAGGAATGGGTGATCTGCAGGATATTCCACAAGGCAGGAGACCAGTACAGCAAGCTGATGATGGTGAAGAGCCCCTACTACCTCCCCATGGACCCCTCCAGCTTCTGCTTCCAGCAAGAGCCTCCTCTTCCAAACCCTAGCAGCTCCACGAGCCTTGCTCTCCCCTTCCACCATGGCCACCCCACCATGCAGCTGCCTCCATCGCTGGAGAACAACCAGAGCAAGACCAACAATGGCGGCTTCCCTGCAACAGCTTGCATGCAGGAGACAAACGGCAGCGGCAACACATGCAGTGCCGTCATGCCCATGCTCCCCTTCCCTTCCTTCACCTCGATCGTCACTGGCAGGGCGGCCCCGCCACCGTCCCAGGTTGGAGTCAACGCCGGTCCTCAGGAGGCGCCACCGCCACCTAACTGGCTGGAGGCTTACCTGCAGCACGGCGGGTTCCTTTATGAGATGGGCCCACCTGCAGCGTCCAAGGGCGCATGA